A single region of the Micropterus dolomieu isolate WLL.071019.BEF.003 ecotype Adirondacks linkage group LG18, ASM2129224v1, whole genome shotgun sequence genome encodes:
- the slc32a1 gene encoding vesicular inhibitory amino acid transporter, which translates to MATLIRSKLSNKLSNAATAVSNKSQAKVSGMFAKMGFQAATNEEAVGFAACDDLDYDHRQGMQMDILTSDEVGGEGSADGLEGDSHYQRDGTGPPRSASKDGGPTNELTEVRPKITAWEAGWNVTNAIQGMFVLGLPYAILHGGYLGLFLIIFAAVVCCYTGKILIACLYEEDEDGQLVRVRDSYVDIANACCAPRFPSLGGHIVNVAQIIELVMTCILYVVVSGNLMYNSFPNMPISQKSWAIIATVALLPCAFLKNLKAVSKFSLLCTMAHFVINILVIAYCLSRARDWAWDKVKFYIDVKKFPISIGIIVFSYTSQIFLPSLEGNMSKPSEFHCMMNWTHIAACILKGLFALVAYLTWADDTKEVITDNLPPTIRAVVNIFLVAKALLSYPLPFFAAVEVLEKSFFQDGGRAFFPDCYGGDGRLKSWGLSLRCILVVFTLLMAIYVPHFALLMGLTGSLTGAGLCFLLPSLFHLKLLWRKLLWHQVFFDVAIFVIGGICSVSGFIHSIEGLIEAFKYNIED; encoded by the exons ATGGCGACGTTAATCAGAAGCAAGCTTTCTAATAAACTGTCAAATGCAGCCACCGCTGTCTCCAACAAATCCCAGGCGAAGGTGAGTGGGATGTTCGCCAAGATGGGGTTCCAGGCCGCCACCAACGAGGAGGCTGTGGGCTTCGCCGCCTGCGATGACCTGGACTACGACCACCGGCAAGGCATGCAGATGGACATTTTGACATCGGATGAAGTGGGAGGAGAGGGCAGCGCAGACGGGCTGGAGGGGGACAGCCACTACCAGAGGGACGGCACCGGTCCACCGCGCTCAGCCTCAAAAGACGGAGGTCCGACGAACGAGTTGACTGAAGTGAGACCAAAAATCACCGCTTGGGAGGCGGGCTGGAACGTCACGAATGCAATCCAG GGGATGTTCGTTCTTGGTTTGCCCTACGCCATCCTGCACGGAGGATACCTTGGACTGTTTCTCATTATTTTCGCCGCCGTGGTTTGCTGTTACACGGGGAAAATCCTCATTGCCTGCCTGTACGAGGAGGACGAAGACGGGCAGCTCGTCCGTGTGAGGGACTCCTATGTGGACATTGCCAACGCCTGCTGCGCGCCCAGATTCCCGTCTTTAGGTGGCCATATCGTGAATGTAGCCCAAATCATAGAGCTAGTGATGACTTGCATCCTGTACGTGGTGGTCAGTGGTAATCTCATGTACAACAGCTTCCCCAATATGCCAATTTCCCAGAAGTCGTGGGCCATCATCGCCACCGTCGCCCTGCTCCCTTGCGCCTTCCTCAAGAACCTGAAAGCCGTCTCCAAGTTCAGCTTGCTGTGCACAATGGCCCACTTTGTCATCAACATCCTGGTGATAGCTTACTGCCTCTCCAGAGCGAGGGACTGGGCCTGGGACAAGGTCAAGTTTTACATCGATGTCAAGAAATTCCCCATCTCCATTGGGATTATCGTGTTCAGCTACACCTCGCAGATCTTCCTGCCGTCTCTGGAGGGGAACATGAGCAAACCGAGCGAGTTCCACTGCATGATGAACTGGACTCACATCGCTGCCTGCATCCTCAAGGGCCTGTTCGCCCTAGTGGCCTACTTGACCTGGGCTGACGATACCAAGGAGGTCATCACAGACAACCTGCCTCCAACCATCCGAGCTGTCGTCAACATCTTCCTAGTGGCCAAAGCTTTGCTGTCATATCCGCTGCCGTTTTTCGCCGCCGTCGAGGTGTTGGAGAAATCATTTTTCCAGGACGGGGGACGCGCGTTCTTTCCAGATTGCTATGGAGGCGATGGACGCCTAAAGTCCTGGGGACTGTCTCTCCGATGTATCCTCGTTGTGTTCACCTTGCTCATGGCGATCTATGTGCCACATTTCGCCCTCCTCATGGGTCTCACCGGCAGCCTGACAGGTGCAGGCCTGTGCTTTCTGCTTCCCAGTCTCTTCCACCTCAAGCTTTTATGGAGAAAGCTGCTATGGCACCAGGTTTTCTTTGATGTCGCTATCTTTGTAATAGGGGGTATATGCAGCGTATCCGGTTTTATCCACTCAATAGAGGGGCTCATAGAGGCTTTCAAATATAACATAGAAGATTAG